The following proteins are co-located in the Bacillus pumilus genome:
- a CDS encoding TlpA family protein disulfide reductase, giving the protein MTDILLIIVLLIVIAQLAVVFLLARFIGKFMNKIKTLDGIELKEAEVGDPAPLFRNYTHLGEKVILKEYLQSGRAVMLLFVNSTCMTCKSILADMQQQISSDDAQFIFINGDEQADDASLLQLLPDQAVYMRSSQIMELYGVTVVPQAILIDEHGIILQRKSLQNAKQFEQLLHVS; this is encoded by the coding sequence ATGACAGATATTTTATTAATCATTGTGTTATTGATTGTCATTGCTCAGCTGGCTGTGGTGTTTCTGCTTGCCCGTTTTATCGGGAAATTTATGAATAAAATAAAAACCCTTGATGGGATTGAGTTGAAGGAAGCAGAAGTGGGTGATCCGGCCCCGCTATTTCGAAACTATACGCATTTAGGGGAAAAGGTGATTTTAAAGGAATATTTGCAAAGCGGGAGAGCCGTGATGCTGTTATTTGTGAATTCTACTTGTATGACGTGCAAAAGCATTTTGGCTGATATGCAGCAGCAGATCTCTAGTGATGATGCTCAGTTCATTTTTATTAATGGAGATGAACAAGCGGATGATGCGTCGCTTCTTCAATTGCTGCCGGATCAAGCCGTTTATATGCGCTCTTCACAAATCATGGAGCTGTATGGGGTAACTGTTGTCCCGCAAGCGATTCTCATTGATGAACACGGAATCATCCTGCAAAGAAAATCTCTTCAAAATGCGAAACAGTTTGAACAGCTGTTGCACGTTTCATAA
- a CDS encoding ABC transporter ATP-binding protein, which yields MSTVNHCLYAISYTWKRSRSYLLLTLLVQVIVGFMPLASVWIIQTLINEIILFMTSSGDIQKVLWLFGLQMVIVVLGYGLQFILQLSQQKATNLIGLHLKGELLQKAIRLPFITFEHPSFYNESQRVMNSHQHVLSMVRSIFTIMSALITVVSLLIYMVGIHWGLAVILIVFTLPVLWIELFFGGARYQLNRMLTANDRREMYVSDLVAQRDSLKEIRLYGIGNYLLQKWKGHYVKSADEKYKLLKRQVRWEMAGGLLMTFAYVCCGLFIVFLIFQKKIAAGTFVAVLQAVQNIQSGFQDLTREFSSLYETSLYVDEMRTFQKREEEIHEQSESAASLRRIEHIQSITLENLSFTYPNMKTPAIEHIHFHINKGERIALVGDNGSGKTTLIKCLTGLYDPDQPNMQKVNGESISTIHKRSYHARMSVLFQDFMKYEFTVKENIGFGRIDDIDEEERMILAARQAGIEKRINQMEETYDAQLGRFFEEGHELSGGQWQKLAMARTFFRESDFIILDEPTSALDPLSEISLIRKLFDHTQDQGVLFITHRMGAARLADRIIVMKDGAFVEEGNHDELMTLNGEYKRLYEAQSQLFQQKEMV from the coding sequence ATGAGTACAGTAAACCATTGTTTATATGCAATCTCCTATACTTGGAAAAGAAGTCGTTCTTATCTTCTTTTAACCTTGTTGGTCCAAGTGATCGTTGGTTTTATGCCCTTGGCTAGCGTCTGGATTATTCAAACATTGATTAATGAAATTATTTTATTTATGACTTCTTCAGGAGACATCCAAAAGGTTTTGTGGTTATTTGGGTTGCAAATGGTCATTGTGGTTTTAGGATATGGGCTTCAGTTCATTCTTCAGCTTAGTCAGCAGAAAGCGACAAATCTGATTGGTTTGCATTTGAAGGGTGAATTGCTTCAGAAGGCGATAAGGCTTCCGTTTATTACGTTTGAACACCCGTCTTTTTATAATGAAAGTCAACGTGTGATGAACAGTCATCAGCACGTTCTGAGTATGGTCAGGAGTATTTTCACAATCATGAGCGCGTTGATTACTGTTGTATCACTTCTCATTTACATGGTCGGTATCCACTGGGGCTTGGCGGTCATTCTGATCGTGTTTACCCTGCCTGTCTTGTGGATTGAACTTTTTTTTGGAGGTGCGCGTTATCAATTAAACCGCATGTTAACTGCCAATGATCGAAGAGAAATGTATGTGTCCGATCTTGTAGCACAAAGAGATTCTCTGAAGGAAATACGTTTATATGGAATAGGGAATTATCTTCTTCAAAAATGGAAAGGTCATTATGTAAAAAGTGCAGATGAGAAATATAAATTGCTTAAACGACAAGTCCGCTGGGAGATGGCGGGCGGATTGCTCATGACCTTTGCCTATGTGTGCTGCGGTCTTTTTATTGTCTTTCTTATTTTCCAAAAAAAAATCGCGGCGGGGACGTTTGTCGCTGTGCTGCAAGCTGTACAAAACATTCAAAGTGGTTTTCAAGATTTAACGAGGGAATTCTCTAGTTTATATGAAACGAGTCTTTATGTTGATGAAATGAGAACTTTTCAAAAGAGAGAAGAGGAAATTCATGAACAGTCAGAAAGTGCAGCATCGCTTCGGAGGATCGAGCATATTCAGTCCATCACACTAGAAAATCTCTCTTTTACTTATCCGAATATGAAAACGCCTGCTATTGAGCATATACATTTTCATATCAATAAAGGTGAACGTATAGCATTAGTCGGGGATAACGGATCAGGTAAAACCACCTTGATCAAATGTTTGACCGGCTTATACGATCCAGATCAGCCGAATATGCAGAAAGTCAATGGTGAGTCTATTTCCACCATTCATAAAAGGTCATATCATGCTAGAATGTCTGTTCTTTTTCAAGATTTTATGAAGTACGAATTCACTGTGAAAGAAAACATTGGGTTTGGCCGTATCGACGATATAGATGAGGAAGAGCGAATGATTTTAGCTGCGCGGCAAGCAGGTATAGAAAAAAGAATCAATCAAATGGAAGAAACGTATGATGCGCAGCTTGGCCGCTTTTTTGAAGAAGGCCATGAACTGTCTGGTGGACAATGGCAAAAGCTTGCGATGGCGAGAACCTTTTTTAGAGAGAGTGATTTTATCATTTTAGATGAACCAACTTCTGCTCTCGACCCACTGTCGGAGATTTCACTCATTCGAAAGTTATTCGATCATACGCAGGATCAAGGTGTTTTGTTTATTACACATCGTATGGGAGCGGCCCGCTTAGCAGACCGTATTATCGTTATGAAAGATGGTGCTTTCGTCGAAGAGGGGAACCATGATGAGCTTATGACGCTAAACGGAGAGTACAAAAGGCTTTACGAGGCACAATCTCAACTATTTCAACAAAAGGAGATGGTGTAA
- a CDS encoding MauE/DoxX family redox-associated membrane protein, whose amino-acid sequence MSVFYFIGVYLLGIIFAGAWLDKVRKQTEHVQQMNAYRLMPPSFAAPMFYLFLSVELVCTVHLFIWNMSLVPAIGLTALLCIYTGAVTFNLLRGHRDISCGCGGLLENERLHWGIVIRNVLMLALVLGLFYVHSYVVTIPWHFKIICFLIAVAVCFIIAVSQEIMLFKRKWINQFGSIIEGDKMK is encoded by the coding sequence GTGAGTGTCTTTTATTTCATAGGTGTCTATCTACTAGGAATCATTTTTGCAGGTGCATGGCTGGATAAAGTGAGAAAACAGACGGAGCATGTGCAGCAGATGAATGCTTATCGGCTGATGCCTCCATCTTTCGCAGCACCAATGTTTTATTTATTTTTGTCTGTTGAACTGGTTTGTACTGTTCATTTGTTCATTTGGAACATGTCTCTCGTACCTGCGATTGGTCTTACAGCACTTTTATGTATCTATACTGGAGCGGTCACGTTCAATTTATTGAGAGGGCATCGTGATATTTCGTGCGGCTGTGGAGGTCTTCTTGAAAATGAACGCCTTCATTGGGGGATTGTGATTCGAAATGTGCTGATGCTGGCTCTTGTACTGGGGTTATTTTATGTGCATTCCTATGTAGTGACGATTCCATGGCACTTCAAAATCATTTGTTTTCTAATTGCAGTGGCTGTCTGTTTCATCATAGCGGTCAGTCAAGAAATCATGTTATTCAAGCGAAAGTGGATCAATCAATTTGGATCAATTATAGAAGGAGATAAAATGAAATGA
- a CDS encoding thiol:disulfide interchange protein, whose protein sequence is MNSILLLQLTLILCSLLLTVGVITYLKHQMKLIILPIQHVGQKLVHPLLEQPSPIHMNDLLQTNQMQQLLIFTDTACPHCIPSLEQFLETKEQRKLNVSFSILLKNGQEKDQELYRDNQTNMRIIPVDEQLIEAFQIQEFPYYIMVEDDETISYAAPFPDGLYSRLPAK, encoded by the coding sequence ATGAATTCAATCTTACTTTTACAGCTCACTCTTATTCTTTGCAGTCTTTTATTAACTGTCGGAGTCATCACTTATTTAAAACATCAGATGAAGCTGATCATCTTACCTATTCAACATGTTGGACAAAAACTTGTGCATCCGCTTCTCGAACAACCATCACCCATTCATATGAATGATCTGCTGCAAACAAATCAAATGCAGCAATTACTTATTTTCACTGACACAGCATGTCCGCACTGCATCCCGTCACTTGAACAATTCCTAGAAACGAAAGAACAGCGTAAATTAAACGTCTCATTTAGTATCTTGTTAAAGAATGGGCAAGAAAAGGATCAAGAATTATATCGTGATAACCAAACCAACATGCGAATTATCCCGGTAGATGAGCAATTGATAGAGGCATTCCAGATTCAAGAGTTTCCATATTACATCATGGTAGAAGACGATGAAACAATCTCATATGCGGCACCTTTTCCGGATGGTCTTTATTCAAGGTTGCCTGCAAAATAA